The Natrinema salaciae genome contains a region encoding:
- a CDS encoding DUF6684 family protein, giving the protein MSRRAFDAEIALDLTVNLIPFLIIGFFVAVFAAFNPWGFAPLQSTIQFSVLVVTMATLAFVTLVAARAIETDDRTRHETADT; this is encoded by the coding sequence ATGAGCAGACGTGCCTTCGACGCGGAGATCGCGCTCGACCTCACAGTCAATCTGATCCCGTTTCTGATCATCGGGTTCTTCGTCGCGGTCTTCGCGGCGTTCAACCCGTGGGGGTTCGCCCCGCTCCAGTCGACGATCCAGTTTTCCGTGCTGGTGGTGACGATGGCCACGCTCGCCTTCGTGACCCTGGTCGCGGCCAGAGCGATCGAGACCGACGACCGGACGCGACACGAGACCGCCGATACGTGA
- a CDS encoding DUF7541 family protein gives MADHSRQATTEQTDAARPWPILVALGLVGSEVGIVVDLLPVAVAGLVAFAASVAGILADAEYVDRPLTLAATFGGGFVVVGAVLAAHGTGTLSIGLLEPLTGLASRGVALVLAGVVTVGGAGLVRARRSTQR, from the coding sequence ATGGCCGACCACTCGAGGCAGGCGACGACCGAGCAGACCGACGCCGCGAGGCCGTGGCCGATACTCGTCGCCCTCGGACTCGTCGGATCGGAGGTCGGCATCGTCGTCGACCTCCTCCCCGTCGCCGTCGCCGGCCTCGTCGCGTTCGCCGCGAGCGTCGCCGGCATTCTGGCGGACGCCGAGTACGTCGATCGACCGCTGACGCTCGCGGCGACGTTCGGCGGGGGCTTCGTCGTCGTCGGCGCGGTGCTGGCCGCTCACGGCACCGGGACGCTGTCGATCGGCCTCCTCGAGCCCCTCACCGGGCTGGCGAGCCGCGGCGTCGCGCTCGTCCTCGCCGGCGTCGTGACTGTCGGCGGAGCCGGCCTGGTGCGGGCCCGGCGATCGACGCAGCGATAG
- a CDS encoding HAD family hydrolase, with product MSGIEAVCFDLDGTPLRYRRSPAEVLQASFERVGVDPLFPVEDYYERYDEFARQCDSMAELRSECFGTLAVENGCEASLGRAVATAFDAERDQSNVELYPRVPAVLETLSQRYEIGIVTNGTRDAQRRKIEAVGIEQWIDTIVIAGQDPPPKPASEPFERALDSLDATPATTVHVGDSREADISGATNAGLDSVWISGSGTDGSVPTYRVTSIGNLLPPPWESSDS from the coding sequence ATGAGTGGGATCGAGGCGGTTTGCTTCGACCTCGATGGAACCCCTCTTCGATACAGACGCTCTCCGGCGGAGGTGTTACAGGCCAGTTTCGAACGGGTCGGGGTCGACCCCCTCTTTCCCGTCGAGGACTATTACGAACGATACGACGAGTTCGCCCGGCAGTGCGATTCGATGGCCGAGCTTCGCTCGGAGTGCTTTGGGACCCTCGCTGTCGAAAACGGGTGCGAAGCGAGCCTCGGGCGGGCGGTCGCGACAGCGTTCGACGCCGAGCGAGACCAGTCGAACGTGGAACTGTATCCACGCGTCCCGGCGGTTCTCGAGACGCTCAGCCAGCGGTACGAGATCGGAATCGTCACGAACGGCACACGGGACGCCCAACGACGAAAAATCGAGGCTGTCGGGATCGAGCAGTGGATCGACACGATCGTAATCGCCGGTCAGGACCCGCCCCCGAAACCGGCTTCCGAACCGTTCGAGCGCGCGCTCGATTCGCTCGACGCGACGCCGGCGACGACCGTCCACGTCGGCGATTCACGCGAGGCCGACATCAGCGGTGCGACGAACGCGGGACTGGACTCCGTCTGGATCTCCGGTAGCGGTACCGACGGATCCGTGCCGACCTATCGGGTCACTTCGATCGGGAACCTCCTCCCGCCGCCGTGGGAGTCGTCGGATTCGTAA
- a CDS encoding polyprenyl synthetase family protein, which translates to MRETLADWRPAVDEAIADLVPREIDDDYLESFFGSPTYEYDSTGIQGALSTPLWDLLDRGGKRWRAVLFLVFVEGFGEDPAEYLPYACIPEILHNGTIIVDDVEDGATIRRGEPALHRVYGRDIALNAGNAMYFLPLKILTRDPADLPADRRLAAYEMLMYELNRTHLGQGMDISWHNEREVRVGVEEYLEMCACKTGCLGRIVARLAAIITDQPPAVEQAVANYAELTAVAFQIGDDILDVEHSLGRAGEFGKEFGNDIREGKKTLMVIHAVEHSEPERARRLQDILEADDNTDADILEALSILEAAGSVDYARDRALELAADARAAIDGLGFDDETNRKLREFTEFVIERDE; encoded by the coding sequence ATGCGGGAGACGCTTGCCGACTGGCGGCCGGCGGTCGACGAGGCGATCGCCGATCTGGTCCCACGCGAGATCGACGACGACTACCTCGAGTCGTTCTTCGGGTCGCCGACCTACGAATACGATTCGACCGGTATCCAGGGTGCGTTATCGACGCCGCTGTGGGATCTGCTCGACCGCGGCGGGAAACGGTGGCGTGCGGTGCTCTTTCTCGTCTTCGTCGAGGGGTTCGGCGAGGACCCGGCCGAATACCTGCCGTACGCCTGTATTCCCGAGATTTTGCACAACGGAACGATCATCGTCGACGACGTCGAAGACGGGGCGACGATTCGCCGCGGCGAACCCGCGTTGCACCGCGTCTACGGACGCGATATCGCACTCAACGCCGGCAACGCGATGTACTTCCTGCCGCTGAAGATCCTCACGCGGGACCCGGCCGACCTCCCGGCCGATCGGCGACTGGCCGCCTACGAGATGCTCATGTACGAACTGAACCGGACCCACCTCGGACAGGGGATGGACATCAGCTGGCACAACGAGCGCGAGGTCCGGGTCGGTGTCGAGGAGTACCTCGAGATGTGCGCGTGCAAGACCGGCTGTCTGGGGCGGATCGTGGCCCGGCTCGCCGCGATCATCACCGACCAGCCCCCCGCGGTCGAGCAGGCCGTCGCGAACTACGCGGAACTGACCGCGGTCGCCTTCCAGATCGGCGACGATATCTTGGACGTCGAGCACTCGCTCGGCCGGGCCGGCGAGTTCGGCAAGGAGTTCGGCAACGACATCCGCGAGGGGAAGAAGACGCTCATGGTCATCCACGCCGTAGAGCACAGCGAGCCGGAGCGCGCTCGCCGCCTCCAGGACATCCTCGAGGCCGACGACAACACCGACGCCGACATCCTCGAGGCCCTCTCCATCCTCGAGGCGGCCGGCAGCGTCGACTACGCCCGCGACCGCGCGCTCGAGTTAGCCGCCGACGCGCGGGCGGCGATCGACGGACTGGGCTTCGACGACGAGACGAACCGGAAGTTACGCGAGTTCACCGAGTTCGTCATCGAACGCGACGAGTAG